The DNA window CTGTTGCCGGGAGTGAATTTGAAGGGTCTGTTTCAAATTTCCTGGAATCGTTACAGGAACTGCTCTTAAAAAAAGAAAAACTTTTATACCAGGTTACAAAAAACAGTGGACAGATTGAAGAAATAAATTATCAAATAGAAATACAAAAAAAATTATTAGCCGAATGCATTACTACATTAAAAGCAAACCTGACATCTCGAAAAGCTACTATAAACAAATATCTTGACTCTTATAAAAACACTGCTTTTTCATCAAAAGAAAATTACAATGCTCTTGAGTTAAGCCGTCTGCAAAGGATGTATAACATCAACGAGCAATTTTATAATAAGCTCATTGAAAAAAAGGCAGAATACCAGATTGCAAAAGCCGGTTATGTTTCCCAGATTGTAGTTCTCGACAAAAGCACAGTTCCCAATGACCCGATTTCCCCAAGACGCAGATTAATATTTTTCGGGAGTTTGCTTTTTGCAATTTTCATAAGTATCGGACTTATACTTATCAGATATTTATTCTATAATGAGATTACCAATATTAATGATATCATTAAATATACTGATGCGCCTATTTTAGGAATCATACCAAAGTACAGAAGAGAAATACCTGTTTCTCAACTTATCGTTGATAAAAAACCTAAATCATTAATAGCTGAATCATTAAGATCAATTCGAACAAATTTACAATTTGTAAATAATGATCCCGGCCCGAAAGTTATTGCAATTACCTCAACTATATCAGGTGAAGGAAAAACATTTGTTTCGATTAATCTTGCCGGTATCATCGCTTTTTCTGATAAAAAAGTAATTGTAATTGACCTCGATCTTCGCAAACCAAAAATACACAAAGGGTTTGGAGTAGAAAACAGAAAAGGTGTAAGTACAATATTAATGAACATGGATTCGGAAAAAGAATGTATTCAACATAGTACTGTTCCTAATTTAGATTTCCTTACAGCTGGTCCGGTTCCACCTAATCCATCTGAGTTAATGCTTACCAAAAGGATGGAACAAATGATCGACTTACTGAAAAATAATTACGACTATGTTATTATCGATAACCCTCCAATCGGATTGGTTACAGATGGTATGCGGAATATGTTGATAGCCGATTACCCCATATATGTATTTAAAGCAACCCATTCAAAAAGAATGTTTGTTCAAAATGTTGATCGCCTTATCAACGAGAGCGGGATAAAGCGTCTTGCAATTGTTTTAAATGCTGTTGAACCTCAATATTCAGGGTACAATTACGGAAAAGGAAATTCATACGGACCGGGATATGGAGCAGGCTATGGCTACGGCTACGGTTATGCTTATGGTTATGGCTATGGCTATTATGATGACGACCATTTACATCCTATTAAGAAAAAATTTATCCTGGATAGAATCTCTGATTTTATCTGGAAAAAAATCCTTCGTAGAAATTAAACACCAAGATGGAAATTAAATGCACCGAAATCCCGGGATTACTTATTATCCAACCTAAAATTTTTTATGATGCCAGAGGTTACTTTTTTGAATCCTATAATAAAATCAAACTTTCAGAATCAGGATTTAAAGCTGACTTTATCCAGGATAATCAATCCATGTCTTCAAAAGGAACATTAAGAGGAATGCATTTCCAACGACCTCCTTTTGAACAGGGAAAATTGGTAACTGTGATAAAAGGAGCAGTAAGAGATATTGTAGTTGATATCCGAAAAAATTCAAAATTTTATGGAAAATATTTTAGCATTGAGTTAACTGAGCAAAATAAAACCATGCTCTGGGTACCTCCAGGGTTCGCCCATGGATTTCTTACGCTTGAGGACAATACCATTTTTTCATATAAATGCACGCAAGTTTATAATAAGGACTCTGAAGGAGCAATATTGTGGAATGACCCCGATGTTAATATAAACTGGGATATTAAAAATCCTGTTATTTCTGAAAAGGACAATAATGCACCATTATTCAAAACATTGAATACACCTTTTTAATAAAAATTATTCGTACTTTTGCAAACTCTTAAAATTAGTCGATGACTAAAATTCAAATTTTTGAATATGTTATTTTCTTTGTTACTTGTTTAGCATTCTCTATTCTGATAAACTCCCTTTTTATTAAATTTATCAGGACATTAGGCATTCGCAATAAGGAAGAAACAGTTATCAGGTGGAGTACTCAATCAAAACCTGCTATTGGAGGTATTTCATTTTATATAATCTTCCTGCTTTCAATAATTGCCTATTCGTTTTTTGTTGATCGCAGTCAATATTTTTTAAACCTTCAATTCATTGGAGTTCTTTTCGCATCTACACTGGGTTTTCTTATGGGCATGTTCGACGATGCATATAATACAAAACCACTTATTAAACTTTTCACACAAATTTCCTGTGGAATAATTTTAATATCCACAAATATATATATTGATATTTTTGATATCCAGTGGCTGAATTATACCATCACCATTTTCTGGGTAGTAGGCATGATGAACTCTATCAATATGCTAGATAATATGGATGCCATAACATCTGTAATATCAATATTTATTTTAATAACAATTATTATAAATCTATTTTTATTAAATGATTTCAGAAACCCTGATATT is part of the Bacteroidales bacterium genome and encodes:
- a CDS encoding polysaccharide biosynthesis tyrosine autokinase; this translates as MATTKKISNINDEIDIKLFLYIAKRSFLYIAIFLAIALIGQFLYLRYARPIYQTSATVQISSNEENVNKILETESMGLEQQNDIEKARELISSPVFLERAFSSLPLAISYYQEGTIMSSEQYKTAPFEITADVKVPSIYGIPIYVNFISKDRYELSYTHGGSQKYTKDFAISGKASIPEADIKLKITNSNKIDFKNGILNQNSYFFIINNPNGIVYNYASELTITTISEAAKTIQISIKDQNAIKASDLVNAIVDTYRTYGVEKKAESTNSVLEFIDKQLQQVYDTLFKSEMDLESFKKENRLDSTQMEPLPSIYSRVNDFDDQLIELELQENLLTQVQNSIKEKDLDIYKMIATVAGSEFEGSVSNFLESLQELLLKKEKLLYQVTKNSGQIEEINYQIEIQKKLLAECITTLKANLTSRKATINKYLDSYKNTAFSSKENYNALELSRLQRMYNINEQFYNKLIEKKAEYQIAKAGYVSQIVVLDKSTVPNDPISPRRRLIFFGSLLFAIFISIGLILIRYLFYNEITNINDIIKYTDAPILGIIPKYRREIPVSQLIVDKKPKSLIAESLRSIRTNLQFVNNDPGPKVIAITSTISGEGKTFVSINLAGIIAFSDKKVIVIDLDLRKPKIHKGFGVENRKGVSTILMNMDSEKECIQHSTVPNLDFLTAGPVPPNPSELMLTKRMEQMIDLLKNNYDYVIIDNPPIGLVTDGMRNMLIADYPIYVFKATHSKRMFVQNVDRLINESGIKRLAIVLNAVEPQYSGYNYGKGNSYGPGYGAGYGYGYGYAYGYGYGYYDDDHLHPIKKKFILDRISDFIWKKILRRN
- the rfbC gene encoding dTDP-4-dehydrorhamnose 3,5-epimerase, encoding MEIKCTEIPGLLIIQPKIFYDARGYFFESYNKIKLSESGFKADFIQDNQSMSSKGTLRGMHFQRPPFEQGKLVTVIKGAVRDIVVDIRKNSKFYGKYFSIELTEQNKTMLWVPPGFAHGFLTLEDNTIFSYKCTQVYNKDSEGAILWNDPDVNINWDIKNPVISEKDNNAPLFKTLNTPF
- a CDS encoding MraY family glycosyltransferase is translated as MTKIQIFEYVIFFVTCLAFSILINSLFIKFIRTLGIRNKEETVIRWSTQSKPAIGGISFYIIFLLSIIAYSFFVDRSQYFLNLQFIGVLFASTLGFLMGMFDDAYNTKPLIKLFTQISCGIILISTNIYIDIFDIQWLNYTITIFWVVGMMNSINMLDNMDAITSVISIFILITIIINLFLLNDFRNPDIFIILGILAALIGFLKFNWHPSTIYMGDTGSQFLGAFLAAIGIIYFWNHPDGNGVHIWSKQILTAVIIFSIPIIDTTTVVIKRLSKGKSPFVGGKDHTTHHISYLGFSDKQVAYIYSAISILSMTITVIAVNYINNWSYFHIAIYSLYFIILFVILFVIANRNIK